One Streptomyces sp. NBC_00223 genomic window carries:
- a CDS encoding helix-turn-helix domain-containing protein: MSVEEATTDLFDPTTSPLQHFGHEVRLARERVGMSRAELGTHAHCGYSLVAKIEVGERVPTLYFAESCDRAFPHSYGRFERLWQLVIKHAYPTWFRPWVVLEEAATAIRSFQVQLVPGLLQTEDYARAVLSCGRLTAERVEVLLTARMERQRILTRDTPPDLWAVLDENVLRRQVAPSKAFAGQLARLIEESEKPSTLIQVVPYGAGAHAGLGGPFSALTMEEGPDVLYVDGFAQGQILADPEVVKAALRTYDLLQAVALSPSASVDLIHTVMKELN; encoded by the coding sequence ATGAGTGTCGAAGAAGCGACCACGGATCTGTTCGACCCCACCACCTCTCCGCTCCAGCACTTCGGCCACGAAGTGCGGCTCGCGCGTGAGCGTGTGGGCATGTCGCGCGCCGAGTTGGGCACGCACGCCCACTGCGGCTACTCGCTGGTCGCCAAGATCGAGGTCGGCGAGCGCGTCCCCACGCTCTACTTCGCCGAGTCGTGCGACCGCGCGTTCCCGCACTCGTACGGGCGCTTCGAGCGGTTGTGGCAACTCGTCATCAAGCACGCGTACCCGACATGGTTCCGGCCGTGGGTCGTGCTGGAGGAAGCGGCGACGGCGATCAGGTCCTTCCAAGTGCAGCTCGTACCTGGCCTGTTGCAGACGGAGGACTACGCGCGGGCCGTACTGTCCTGCGGCCGCCTGACCGCTGAGCGCGTCGAGGTGCTGCTGACCGCCCGAATGGAACGGCAGCGCATCCTCACCCGGGACACCCCGCCGGACCTGTGGGCGGTACTGGACGAGAACGTGCTGCGTCGACAGGTGGCGCCGTCCAAGGCGTTCGCCGGGCAACTGGCCAGGCTGATCGAGGAGTCCGAGAAGCCGAGCACGCTGATCCAGGTGGTGCCGTACGGGGCGGGCGCCCACGCGGGATTGGGGGGTCCGTTCTCCGCTCTGACGATGGAAGAGGGCCCGGACGTGCTGTACGTCGACGGGTTCGCGCAGGGTCAGATCCTGGCCGATCCGGAGGTCGTGAAGGCCGCACTGCGCACCTATGATCTCCTTCAAGCCGTGGCTCTGTCCCCGAGCGCGTCGGTTGATCTGATCCACACCGTCATGAAGGAACTGAACTGA
- a CDS encoding peptidase E, protein MTAPEPTIVATSGGHRAGRRTRVEFDALVHHAVDLSGAHGRRPRVMYVGTAIGDAEHFTARMTEAARVAGFDLTPLELFPMPNVEDVEGAVLDQDVVWVMGGSVANLLAVWRVHGLDAILRRAWQAGVVLSGVSAGSICWFEGGTTDSFGPELRPLTNALGFLPYGNGVHYDVDRGRRPLIHRLVADGTLPTSHCTDDGVGLVYRGTELVEAVTEIPGKAAYLVTREGERAVEVRVEPRKLRAAPR, encoded by the coding sequence ATGACGGCACCTGAACCGACCATCGTCGCGACCTCCGGCGGGCACCGGGCCGGGAGACGTACGAGGGTCGAGTTCGACGCTCTCGTGCATCACGCCGTCGACCTCTCCGGGGCGCACGGTCGGCGTCCGCGCGTCATGTACGTCGGGACCGCGATCGGGGACGCCGAGCACTTCACGGCCCGTATGACGGAGGCCGCGCGGGTGGCGGGGTTCGACCTGACGCCGCTGGAGCTGTTCCCCATGCCCAACGTCGAGGACGTCGAGGGCGCGGTGCTCGACCAGGACGTCGTGTGGGTCATGGGCGGCTCGGTGGCGAACCTGCTCGCCGTCTGGCGCGTCCACGGCCTGGACGCGATCCTGCGCCGCGCCTGGCAGGCCGGGGTCGTGCTGAGCGGGGTCAGCGCGGGGTCCATCTGCTGGTTCGAGGGCGGGACGACCGACTCGTTCGGGCCGGAACTGCGGCCGCTGACGAACGCGCTCGGCTTCCTGCCGTACGGCAACGGCGTGCACTACGACGTGGACAGGGGCCGACGGCCGCTGATCCACCGCCTCGTCGCGGACGGGACCTTGCCCACGTCCCACTGCACCGACGACGGGGTCGGACTGGTCTACCGGGGAACGGAGTTGGTCGAGGCGGTGACGGAGATCCCGGGCAAGGCCGCGTATCTCGTCACGCGCGAGGGCGAGCGGGCGGTCGAAGTACGCGTCGAGCCCCGGAAGTTGCGGGCAGCGCCGCGCTGA
- a CDS encoding ATP-binding protein, translating into MGAPPPTRNCLDELVVSRWPSTPRSVARARHHLRDVLRSWNLSELSDTAELVLTELATNAVVHGKVRGRQIETKFFRRGGGVRIEVHDASYDRPERRRPAEEDEQGRGLALVNALVGPEQWGVSEREGVGKSVWAQVNSGGSDGFGTSICAMDVVSTVSAITTSEGA; encoded by the coding sequence ATGGGAGCACCACCACCGACGCGGAACTGTCTTGACGAACTGGTGGTCTCGCGCTGGCCGAGCACCCCTCGTTCCGTCGCCCGCGCGCGTCATCACCTCCGTGACGTGCTGCGGAGCTGGAATCTGTCCGAACTCTCGGACACGGCGGAGCTGGTGCTGACGGAACTCGCGACCAACGCGGTTGTCCACGGCAAGGTGCGGGGCCGTCAGATCGAGACGAAGTTCTTCCGGCGCGGGGGCGGCGTACGGATCGAGGTCCACGACGCCAGTTACGACCGGCCCGAGCGGCGTCGGCCGGCCGAAGAGGACGAGCAGGGAAGGGGGTTGGCGCTGGTGAACGCGTTGGTCGGGCCCGAGCAGTGGGGGGTCAGCGAGCGCGAGGGCGTCGGCAAGTCGGTGTGGGCGCAGGTGAATTCTGGCGGTTCGGACGGCTTTGGTACGTCGATCTGCGCTATGGACGTTGTTAGTACGGTTTCGGCGATCACTACGAGTGAGGGCGCGTAG
- a CDS encoding PqqD family protein has translation MWQLREEAHLVLTDDGGAVLNEHTGRWTHLTSTAAAAVMLLCASVTREEAAEQYAEHYGLTSSRAAADITTVADALTAAGLATDGQLTTSRRRRFRWGWWQ, from the coding sequence GTGTGGCAGCTGCGTGAGGAAGCCCACCTGGTCCTGACCGACGATGGCGGCGCCGTTTTGAATGAGCACACAGGCCGATGGACGCACCTGACCTCGACCGCCGCGGCGGCCGTGATGCTCCTCTGCGCCTCCGTCACCCGTGAGGAGGCGGCCGAGCAGTACGCCGAGCACTACGGCCTCACCTCCAGTCGGGCGGCGGCCGACATCACCACGGTGGCCGACGCCCTGACCGCCGCCGGGCTGGCCACGGACGGGCAGCTCACCACCTCGCGACGACGCCGGTTCCGCTGGGGGTGGTGGCAGTGA
- a CDS encoding ATP/GTP-binding protein, producing MRRYVLTGTPGAGKTSILRGLAQLGYGVVEEAATAVIARAQTGGEDEPWRRASFIDDIVALQRNWQVAATNSVTVFDRSPVCTHALATYLGWPVSPALAAELERITSEGVYERQVLFVRNLGFCEPTSARRISFEESLAFEKIHEESYRTFGYELIDVPAGELNRRVSVVSSLIAGAGS from the coding sequence ATGCGGCGGTACGTGCTGACCGGTACGCCGGGGGCGGGCAAGACGTCCATCCTGCGGGGCCTGGCCCAACTCGGCTACGGAGTCGTCGAGGAGGCCGCGACGGCGGTCATCGCGCGGGCCCAGACCGGGGGCGAGGACGAGCCCTGGAGGCGGGCGTCCTTCATCGACGACATCGTCGCCCTCCAGCGGAACTGGCAGGTGGCGGCCACCAACTCCGTTACGGTGTTCGACCGTTCACCGGTCTGCACGCACGCCCTCGCCACGTACCTGGGGTGGCCCGTCTCCCCCGCGCTGGCCGCCGAGCTGGAACGGATCACCTCCGAAGGCGTCTACGAGCGGCAGGTCCTCTTCGTCCGCAACCTCGGCTTCTGCGAACCGACTTCGGCCCGGCGGATCAGTTTCGAGGAATCGCTCGCCTTCGAGAAGATCCACGAGGAGAGCTATCGGACGTTCGGATACGAGTTGATCGACGTCCCGGCCGGGGAACTGAACCGCCGTGTGAGTGTGGTCAGTTCGCTGATCGCGGGTGCCGGTTCGTGA
- a CDS encoding lasso peptide biosynthesis B2 protein — MTVIQVYTAFRSGTFAERSAARIGLAAAVVLLRLPFRHTARVVRFARRFGRRPLTPGHAEELVAAVRYVGRRWPVRIACMESSLGAVLAAAILRRHLTWCLGARFTPPPVEYHAWAELPGHGPVGEYTEGGWHHHTALSI; from the coding sequence GTGACAGTCATTCAGGTGTACACGGCCTTCCGATCCGGAACCTTCGCCGAGCGGTCGGCGGCCCGGATCGGCCTGGCGGCCGCTGTGGTGCTGCTGCGGCTGCCGTTTCGGCACACCGCCCGTGTCGTACGCTTCGCCCGGCGCTTCGGCCGCCGCCCCCTCACCCCTGGGCACGCCGAGGAGTTGGTGGCGGCGGTGCGGTACGTCGGCCGACGCTGGCCAGTGAGGATCGCCTGCATGGAGTCGAGCCTTGGCGCCGTGCTGGCCGCGGCGATCCTGCGTCGGCACCTCACCTGGTGCCTAGGTGCCCGCTTCACCCCTCCGCCGGTGGAGTACCACGCCTGGGCCGAACTCCCCGGTCACGGCCCGGTCGGCGAATACACGGAAGGTGGCTGGCACCACCACACCGCTCTCTCGATCTGA
- a CDS encoding lasso RiPP family leader peptide-containing protein, with the protein MEQNVPVYVAPVVLDAGAVAEVTLGSNNFDTADDTQYVKSQDD; encoded by the coding sequence ATGGAGCAGAACGTTCCGGTCTACGTCGCGCCCGTCGTGCTGGACGCCGGCGCCGTTGCCGAAGTGACGCTGGGGTCGAACAACTTCGACACCGCGGACGACACCCAGTACGTCAAGTCGCAGGACGACTGA
- a CDS encoding albusnodin/ikarugamycin family macrolactam cyclase, which produces MRWCTGWAGRSAPAVRPLAGRKVPDLDAVWSVGRPADRVRTVRAGDTALAVVGQCGADDVQLASALGAVRTGRWRELTGWPGSYLVVAEYGPLTVVCGDLAGQHPVYWRALGGGTWWASAASALAALDAAPVDPVALAAYLALGQPDILAERSFFRDVHRVPPGCLLRIDVGVPTLERYEPAEYEPVSLEEAAPAVGAALRLAVAARLDGRRPVSSDLAGLDSTTLACLAAGHGPVTATTFSDPRIRNDDLSFARRTAAAVPGLRHRVVTGSADTVYYSGLHDIRHLPATDAPNPYAATAAIKRAVLAAAAADRGPGLHFTGTGGDTVLSATGYLPDLLRQRSYRAAFAHAQARARIGRTSVWRVLRRARPAARTTGAGSLRLAAVELRRPARPWDPDHRPPQTWTPLLATATWMAPQARAQLADALDQAADSLTAAAGRLAAWTDRQDLLRLGADMGGWRALAEGEFGTELAAPYLDNEVIRACLAVPPEQRCAPGRFKPLLASAFPAGPVPTFVLERVTKGGFNGVSYAGLREHAAVIGALLGPASRLAALGLAGSGAVAAAVQRAAEGQRAPQGSVHLAVTAEVWLRQLDIRPTEWWEEAIGRVAAA; this is translated from the coding sequence GTGAGGTGGTGTACAGGGTGGGCGGGCCGTTCGGCACCCGCCGTCCGGCCGCTGGCCGGCCGGAAAGTGCCTGACTTGGACGCGGTGTGGTCCGTGGGCCGGCCTGCAGACCGGGTGAGAACAGTTCGCGCGGGAGATACCGCGCTGGCTGTGGTCGGACAGTGCGGGGCCGATGACGTTCAGCTCGCCTCCGCCCTGGGGGCGGTACGGACGGGCCGCTGGCGGGAGCTCACCGGCTGGCCCGGCTCCTACCTGGTGGTTGCGGAGTATGGGCCGCTCACCGTGGTGTGCGGGGATCTGGCAGGGCAGCACCCGGTCTATTGGCGGGCCTTGGGCGGCGGGACATGGTGGGCAAGCGCGGCCTCCGCACTGGCCGCTCTTGACGCCGCGCCGGTCGATCCGGTGGCGCTGGCGGCGTATCTGGCCCTCGGGCAGCCGGACATCCTCGCCGAGCGGTCGTTCTTCCGCGACGTGCACCGAGTCCCGCCCGGATGCTTGCTGCGCATCGACGTCGGCGTCCCGACCCTCGAACGGTATGAGCCCGCCGAATACGAGCCGGTCTCGCTGGAGGAGGCGGCCCCGGCGGTCGGGGCGGCGCTGCGGCTCGCGGTCGCGGCCCGCCTCGACGGCCGCCGACCGGTGAGCTCCGATCTGGCCGGGCTGGACTCCACCACCCTGGCCTGCTTGGCGGCCGGGCACGGACCGGTGACAGCGACGACGTTCTCCGATCCGCGCATCCGCAACGATGACCTCTCCTTCGCCCGCCGCACCGCCGCAGCCGTTCCGGGCCTGCGGCACCGCGTCGTCACGGGCAGCGCGGACACCGTCTATTACAGCGGTCTGCATGACATCCGCCACCTGCCCGCCACCGATGCCCCGAACCCCTACGCGGCCACCGCGGCGATCAAGCGCGCGGTGTTGGCCGCCGCCGCTGCCGACCGGGGCCCTGGGCTGCACTTCACCGGTACGGGCGGGGACACCGTGCTGTCCGCGACCGGTTACCTGCCCGACCTGCTGCGCCAACGCTCGTACCGAGCGGCTTTCGCCCACGCACAGGCCCGCGCCCGCATCGGCCGCACCTCGGTGTGGAGGGTGCTGCGCCGGGCCCGCCCCGCGGCCCGTACGACCGGGGCCGGCTCGCTCCGGCTTGCCGCTGTTGAGCTGCGACGCCCGGCCCGCCCTTGGGACCCGGACCACCGGCCGCCGCAGACCTGGACGCCGCTGCTGGCCACTGCCACTTGGATGGCCCCGCAGGCCCGCGCCCAGCTCGCCGACGCCTTGGACCAGGCCGCCGACAGCCTCACCGCGGCGGCAGGACGGCTGGCCGCATGGACGGACCGTCAGGACCTGCTCCGCCTCGGTGCCGACATGGGTGGGTGGCGGGCCCTGGCCGAGGGAGAGTTCGGCACCGAGCTTGCCGCCCCCTATCTGGACAACGAGGTTATCCGCGCCTGCCTGGCCGTCCCGCCTGAACAGCGCTGCGCCCCGGGCCGGTTCAAGCCGCTGCTGGCCTCTGCCTTCCCTGCTGGGCCCGTCCCTACCTTTGTGTTGGAGCGGGTGACGAAGGGCGGCTTCAACGGCGTCTCCTACGCCGGCCTGCGCGAGCACGCCGCTGTCATCGGCGCACTGCTCGGCCCCGCCTCTCGCTTGGCCGCCCTCGGCCTGGCCGGCTCCGGGGCGGTCGCCGCAGCGGTCCAGCGGGCCGCAGAGGGGCAGCGCGCCCCACAGGGATCGGTGCACCTGGCAGTTACGGCCGAGGTGTGGCTGCGGCAGCTCGACATCCGCCCCACCGAGTGGTGGGAGGAGGCGATCGGCCGTGTGGCAGCTGCGTGA
- a CDS encoding MarR family winged helix-turn-helix transcriptional regulator, which produces MVDTVPATGDAAVPYGGVGDAAVPHPYPAARIAAAWRRERPGTPTDSIEIVTPIWRLAKLFADDRNRVLRAAGIDAATLDLLSVIRRSGPPYSLSTREIAQRTLVTAGAVSQRVARAERDGLVRRGPGTTGRRTVLVSLTDEGHALIERSVDAVLGREASLVSGLSEAERAALMALLDKLMSDVRHRTSDSGS; this is translated from the coding sequence GTGGTTGACACCGTTCCGGCAACGGGGGACGCCGCTGTCCCGTACGGCGGGGTGGGGGACGCCGCCGTCCCCCACCCCTACCCCGCGGCTCGGATCGCGGCGGCCTGGCGACGGGAACGGCCGGGCACCCCGACCGACTCGATCGAGATCGTGACGCCCATCTGGCGCCTGGCGAAACTGTTCGCGGACGACCGCAACCGGGTCCTGCGCGCGGCGGGGATCGACGCGGCCACCCTCGACCTGCTGTCCGTCATCCGCCGCTCCGGGCCGCCGTACTCGCTCAGCACCCGCGAGATCGCCCAACGGACGCTGGTGACCGCCGGCGCCGTCTCCCAGCGCGTCGCACGGGCCGAACGCGACGGACTCGTACGGCGAGGACCGGGAACGACCGGGCGGCGAACCGTACTTGTCTCGCTTACGGACGAAGGGCACGCCCTCATCGAGCGTTCCGTCGACGCGGTGCTCGGCCGCGAAGCCTCACTCGTCAGCGGCCTGTCCGAAGCCGAACGCGCCGCGCTCATGGCGTTGTTGGACAAGCTGATGAGCGATGTCAGGCACCGTACATCGGACTCCGGGAGTTGA
- a CDS encoding ArnT family glycosyltransferase, which translates to MADAAELGRADEVDAAGAGRAGAGRAGAADVGPGDSAEGDGGGLVPLDRRVFAVAAAVFAVLMALSTRYGFHRDELYFLDSARHLQASYVDQPALAPLLARVSLSLFGVSAAGLRLWAALAAAGTVVVGALTAREFGGARRAQLLAAIATATMPVLLGGAHVANTTSYEMLAWASIALVVVRIGRTGDTRWWLAVGALVGVGAEFNHLAGIFGAVLLAAALTGPARRTVVDLRLLAGVVIAVLLVLPDLWWQSRHGWAMFEMTRALNGENGGPGNIPTWIVGQLGMACLATAVLWFAGLRFLWRSGRPLWRCLPIAYAVLFVLFAVTTGAQVYYLGGLYVCLLAAGAVDLDAWVHSSRERLRGIVIGTCVSTALAAVIVLPVLPPSDAAWTYGVNTNSGESLGWPQLVGTVRQVWTGLPAEQRANAVIFAADYGEAGAVNELGRGTGLPTAVGAQNTNWWWGPGNPHATTVVAIAPGPEHLPGYEAELREHFRNVRVAATLTNPEGVHNIEWGGHVYVCTGPREPWGEMWGELRHYA; encoded by the coding sequence ATGGCGGACGCGGCGGAATTGGGCCGGGCGGACGAGGTGGACGCGGCTGGAGCGGGCCGGGCGGGCGCGGGCCGGGCGGGCGCGGCCGATGTGGGGCCCGGGGACTCGGCCGAGGGGGACGGCGGGGGGCTCGTACCGCTGGACCGGCGGGTGTTCGCCGTCGCGGCAGCCGTCTTCGCCGTGCTGATGGCGCTGTCCACGCGTTACGGCTTCCACCGCGACGAGCTGTACTTCCTCGACAGCGCCCGGCACCTCCAGGCGAGTTACGTCGACCAGCCGGCGCTGGCGCCGCTGCTGGCCCGGGTCTCGCTGTCGCTGTTCGGGGTCTCGGCGGCGGGCCTGCGGCTGTGGGCCGCGCTGGCCGCCGCGGGCACGGTGGTCGTGGGCGCCCTGACCGCGCGGGAGTTCGGCGGCGCGCGGCGCGCCCAACTGCTCGCGGCGATCGCTACGGCCACCATGCCCGTACTGCTGGGCGGCGCGCACGTCGCCAACACGACGTCGTACGAAATGCTGGCGTGGGCGTCGATCGCGCTCGTCGTCGTACGCATCGGCCGTACCGGGGACACGCGGTGGTGGCTCGCCGTGGGCGCGCTGGTCGGCGTCGGCGCGGAGTTCAACCACCTCGCGGGGATCTTCGGGGCCGTTCTGCTCGCCGCCGCGCTGACCGGCCCGGCCCGCCGGACCGTGGTCGACCTCCGGCTGCTCGCGGGCGTCGTCATCGCCGTGCTGCTCGTACTGCCCGACCTGTGGTGGCAGTCGCGGCACGGCTGGGCCATGTTCGAGATGACCCGGGCGCTGAACGGCGAGAACGGCGGCCCGGGGAACATCCCCACCTGGATCGTCGGCCAGCTCGGCATGGCCTGCCTGGCGACGGCGGTGCTGTGGTTCGCGGGCCTACGGTTCCTGTGGCGGTCCGGCCGACCGCTGTGGCGATGCCTGCCGATCGCGTACGCCGTGCTGTTCGTGCTGTTCGCCGTCACGACCGGGGCGCAGGTGTACTACCTGGGCGGGCTCTACGTGTGCCTGCTGGCGGCCGGCGCGGTGGACCTCGACGCGTGGGTGCACTCCAGTCGGGAGCGGCTGCGCGGCATCGTGATCGGAACCTGCGTCTCGACCGCGCTGGCGGCTGTGATCGTACTGCCGGTGCTGCCGCCGTCCGACGCGGCCTGGACGTACGGCGTCAACACGAATTCGGGGGAATCCCTGGGCTGGCCCCAACTGGTCGGCACCGTACGGCAGGTGTGGACCGGGCTCCCGGCCGAGCAGCGCGCGAACGCGGTGATCTTCGCGGCCGACTACGGCGAGGCCGGCGCCGTCAACGAACTGGGCCGCGGCACCGGGCTGCCCACCGCCGTGGGCGCGCAGAACACCAACTGGTGGTGGGGGCCCGGCAATCCGCACGCCACGACCGTGGTGGCCATCGCCCCCGGCCCCGAGCATCTGCCCGGGTACGAGGCGGAGTTGCGCGAGCACTTCCGGAACGTGCGGGTGGCCGCGACCCTCACCAACCCCGAGGGCGTGCACAACATCGAGTGGGGCGGGCACGTCTACGTATGCACGGGGCCGCGGGAGCCGTGGGGCGAGATGTGGGGCGAACTGCGCCACTACGCGTGA
- a CDS encoding VanZ family protein, giving the protein MLQAVFAGHGRFVVLALLLVVIVMAATYIWARRHCSRTLTTTGLTGSLSAVLLLTFWGSGSGYVGNCTVNRQISEAFLNDQGLLNVALFVPLGFFGVLALRQPLAVIIGSSALSLTIEIVQATVPAVARTCDSSDWVANSAGGLIGAAVGWGLVRAGAGHRIPAWTGNPRPLVWGLAGTLAANAAAGALLVTPVFMDSTSVQYGSSAMREAVEARVREAFGEGVGVGRVQYVSSGKFVVASVGKGSLQLAWPDNGQFSASFPPYQSGVDPSAVGSISVTEGLSAPRNEQDARKIATQYVREHFPWALPGSKIAGYPVADGRLGWSVSWRRTVKGVLMPMRLDVEIDRRGNLSQLLVREVADPALPTPPKLTEAQAQDAARHSPRVPPDVTIGKGTLAMVSVDGSWRAAWLFPTGIGSDAGPVVGIDAVTGEFTPPQAQG; this is encoded by the coding sequence ATGCTGCAGGCAGTTTTCGCTGGACACGGACGCTTCGTCGTCTTGGCTCTCTTACTTGTCGTCATCGTCATGGCTGCAACGTATATTTGGGCACGCCGACATTGTTCTCGGACCTTGACCACCACCGGTCTGACGGGGAGTTTATCCGCGGTCCTTCTGCTGACCTTCTGGGGATCGGGGAGCGGATACGTAGGGAATTGCACGGTCAACCGGCAGATCAGCGAGGCGTTTCTCAACGATCAGGGTCTGCTGAACGTTGCCCTGTTTGTTCCGCTCGGGTTCTTCGGTGTCCTCGCGCTGCGTCAGCCGCTCGCCGTCATCATCGGCAGCAGCGCCCTGAGCCTCACCATCGAGATCGTCCAGGCGACCGTGCCCGCGGTGGCGCGTACGTGTGACAGTTCGGACTGGGTCGCCAACTCCGCCGGAGGGCTGATCGGCGCCGCTGTCGGCTGGGGCCTGGTCCGGGCAGGGGCCGGCCACCGAATTCCGGCATGGACAGGAAACCCCCGTCCCTTGGTGTGGGGGCTGGCCGGCACACTTGCCGCAAACGCCGCCGCAGGCGCTCTGCTGGTGACTCCTGTTTTCATGGACTCGACGAGCGTTCAGTACGGGAGCAGCGCGATGCGCGAAGCGGTCGAGGCCCGGGTGCGTGAGGCATTCGGAGAGGGCGTCGGCGTGGGACGTGTGCAGTACGTCAGTTCCGGGAAATTCGTCGTCGCGTCTGTCGGAAAGGGGTCACTTCAACTGGCGTGGCCCGACAACGGACAATTCAGTGCCAGCTTTCCCCCGTACCAGTCAGGCGTCGACCCCTCCGCCGTGGGGTCGATATCCGTCACCGAAGGACTCTCCGCGCCGAGAAACGAGCAGGATGCCCGGAAGATCGCCACACAGTACGTTCGAGAGCACTTCCCATGGGCTCTGCCCGGGTCCAAGATCGCCGGCTATCCGGTGGCTGACGGCCGCCTCGGTTGGAGTGTGAGCTGGCGCCGGACCGTCAAGGGAGTGCTCATGCCGATGCGCCTCGATGTGGAGATCGACCGGCGTGGAAACCTCTCCCAACTTCTCGTCCGTGAAGTCGCGGACCCGGCCCTTCCCACTCCCCCGAAGCTCACGGAAGCTCAGGCGCAAGACGCGGCCCGGCACAGTCCGCGCGTTCCGCCGGACGTCACGATCGGCAAAGGGACGCTCGCCATGGTGAGCGTCGACGGGAGTTGGCGCGCCGCGTGGCTCTTCCCCACGGGTATCGGCAGCGATGCCGGTCCCGTTGTCGGAATCGACGCGGTGACAGGTGAGTTCACTCCGCCTCAGGCGCAGGGCTGA
- a CDS encoding DUF397 domain-containing protein encodes MTSASNLPVAAWRKSSYSGPNGGDCVEVGVGISGVAPVRDSKNPEGPALLFPTPTWSTFLTALKSGHFPL; translated from the coding sequence ATGACTTCGGCCAGCAACTTGCCGGTAGCGGCATGGCGTAAGTCCAGCTACAGCGGCCCCAACGGGGGCGACTGCGTCGAGGTCGGCGTGGGCATCTCCGGCGTCGCCCCGGTCCGCGACAGCAAGAACCCCGAGGGCCCGGCGTTGCTCTTCCCGACGCCGACCTGGTCCACCTTCCTCACCGCCCTGAAGTCCGGCCACTTCCCACTCTGA
- a CDS encoding SDR family NAD(P)-dependent oxidoreductase, which produces MTRIVLVTGATSGIGRAIAARFAADRAEVYITGRHADTVERTAKELGVRGVVCDATHPGQVAALSARLGGTLDVLVNAAGGLPDAAPTDVPPLESLLAQWQDSLARNLLGAVLTTASVQDKLAPGGSVVSIGSIGAERRGGSYGTAKAALAAWNASLSHELGPRGITCNVISAGYIAGTDFFRGQMTDERHDALVQETHNKRPGTPDDITETAYFLTSPGAAHITGQTIHVNGGAFTTR; this is translated from the coding sequence TTGACCCGCATCGTGCTCGTCACCGGAGCCACCAGCGGCATCGGCCGCGCCATCGCCGCGCGGTTCGCCGCCGACCGGGCCGAGGTCTACATCACCGGACGCCACGCCGACACCGTCGAGCGGACCGCGAAGGAGTTGGGCGTGCGCGGCGTCGTCTGCGACGCGACCCACCCCGGGCAGGTCGCCGCGCTGAGCGCCCGACTCGGCGGAACCCTCGACGTGCTCGTCAACGCGGCCGGTGGCCTGCCCGACGCGGCACCCACCGACGTCCCGCCCCTGGAGTCGCTGCTCGCCCAGTGGCAGGACAGCCTGGCCCGGAATCTGCTCGGCGCGGTCCTGACCACCGCCTCGGTGCAGGACAAGCTTGCCCCCGGCGGCTCGGTCGTCAGCATCGGCTCGATCGGAGCCGAGCGGCGCGGCGGCTCCTACGGCACGGCCAAGGCCGCCCTCGCCGCCTGGAACGCCTCGCTCTCCCACGAACTCGGCCCACGCGGTATCACCTGCAACGTCATCTCGGCCGGCTACATCGCGGGCACCGACTTCTTCCGCGGGCAGATGACGGACGAACGCCACGACGCACTCGTCCAGGAGACCCACAACAAGCGGCCGGGCACCCCGGACGACATCACCGAGACCGCCTACTTCCTCACGTCCCCCGGCGCCGCACACATCACCGGCCAAACCATCCACGTCAACGGCGGCGCATTCACCACGCGCTAG